A genomic region of Sylvia atricapilla isolate bSylAtr1 chromosome 19, bSylAtr1.pri, whole genome shotgun sequence contains the following coding sequences:
- the QRFP gene encoding orexigenic neuropeptide QRFP, translated as MRAPYSLSCLLLLSLGACFPAGERWRPGEPGEGALLGPAWQTAAEGRAPGWRAAAKRRRSEELDALLSIARELRGYGTAGGGRGHPELVVPIGGEKRSGTLGNLAEELNGYNRRKGGFTFRFGR; from the coding sequence ATGAGAGCACCCTACTCGCTGTCCTGCCTCTTGCTCCTGAGCCTGGGAGCCTGTTTCCCTGCCGGCGAGCGCTGGCGGCCGGGAGAGCCCGGGGAAGGGGCTCTGCTCGGTCCCGCCTGGCAGACGGCGGCGGAGGGCCGGGCTCCCGGCTGGAGGGCAGCGGCCAAGCGGAGGAGAAGCGAGGAGCTGGATGCGCTGCTGAGCATCGCCCGGGAGCTGCGGGGATACGGCacggccgggggcgggcggggacACCCCGAGCTGGTGGTGCCCATCGGAGGGGAGAAGCGCAGCGGCACCCTGGGGAACCTGGCGGAGGAGCTCAACGGCTACAACAGGAGAAAAGGCGGCTTCACTTTCCGCTTTGGGAGATGA
- the ABL1 gene encoding tyrosine-protein kinase ABL1 isoform X1, with translation MGQQPGKVLGDQRRPSLPALHFIKGAGKKESSRHAGPHCNVFVEHEALQRPVVSDFEPQGLSEAARWNSKENLLSCPSENDPHLFVALYDFVASGDNTLSITKGEKLRVLGYNHNGEWCEAQTKNGQGWVPSNYITPVNSLEKHSWYHGPVSRNAAEYLLSSGINGSFLVRESESSPGQRSISLRYEGRVYHYRINTASDGKLYVSSESRFNTLAELVHHHSTVADGLITTLHYPAPKRNKPTIYGVSPNYDKWEIERTDITMKHKLGGGQYGEVYEGVWKKYNLTVAVKTLKEDTMEVEEFLKEAAVMKEIKHPNLVQLLGVCTREPPFYIITEFMTYGNLLDYLRECNRQEVNAVVLLYMATQISSAMEYLEKKNFIHRDLAARNCLVGENHLVKVADFGLSRLMTGDTYTAHAGAKFPIKWTAPESLAYNKFSIKSDVWAFGVLLWEIATYGMSPYPGIDLSQVYELLEKDYRMERPEGCPEKVYELMRACWQWSPSDRPSFAEIHQAFETMFQESSISDEVEKELGKKGMRSVVSNFLQAPELPTKTRTSRRAAESKDANEGLETAHARGQGECDPLDHEPAVSPLLPRKERVALESSLNEDERLLPKDKKHNLFSALIKKKKKTAPTPPKRSSSFREMDGHSERRAGGEEECRDAGNGAFIAPPADTADPSKFQSPSNGAGVTNGVVTGNSGFLSPHLRKKSSTMSSSRGVAGEEESSSNSSKRFLRSCSASCVPHGAKDTEWKSVTLPRDLQSTGRQFDSSTFGGHKSEKPALPRKRANEAKADLAVRGTVTPPPRLLKKNEETADDVFKDAESSPGSSPPTLTPKLGRRQPAAPPSSSGLHKDDGVKSSALGTTVMMDQGSAAKPNPAGFVGASKASSEEPRLRRLKQTSEPAGKDKGKLSKLKPAPPLPLSSSSIAKPGKVSLSPSHEAAADVVSGPKSKQLTQVGEAAGSDALKPNQSGEGVKKLGIPSVPKPQSSTKLLLSTATPAASSSSVPSAPGGDQTSSTAFIPLISTRVSLRKTRQPPERIASGTITKGVVLESTEALRLAISKNSEQMASHSAVLEAGKNLYTFCVSYVDSIQQMRNKFAFREAINKLENNLRELQICPATAGSGPAATQDFSKLLSSVKEISDIVQR, from the exons AAGCCCTTCAGAGACCGGTAGTGTCAGACTTTGAGCCGCAGGGTCTGAGCGAAGCAGCTCGCTGGAACTCCAAGGAAAACCTTCTCTCCTGCCCTAGTGAAAATGACCCCCATCTCTTCGTTGCACTGTATGATTTTGTGGCAAGTGGGGACAACACTCTCAGCATAACAAAAG gTGAAAAGCTCCGTGTGCTGGGCTACAATCACAATGGGGAGTGGTGCGAGGCGCAGACCAAGAACGGGCAGGGCTGGGTCCCCAGCAACTACATCACCCCAGTGAACAGCTTGGAGAAGCACTCGTGGTACCACGGGCCGGTGTCGCGGAACGCCGCCGAGTACCTGCTGAGCAGCGGCATCAACGGCAGCTTCCTGGTGCGGGAGAGCGAGAGCAGCCCCGGCCAGAGATCCATCTCCCTGCGCTACGAGGGCAGGGTCTACCACTACAGGATCAACACTGCCTCCGACGGCAAG CTCTATGTGTCTTCAGAGAGCCGCTTCAACACCTTGGCAGAGCTGGTCCATCACCACTCCACCGTGGCAGATGGGCTCATCACCACGCTGCACTACCCGGCGCCCAAGCGCAACAAGCCCACCATCTACGGCGTGTCCCCCAACTACGACAAGTGGGAGATCGAGCGCACCGACATCACCATGAAGCACAAGCTGGGTGGGGGCCAGTATGGAGAGGTGTATGAAGGAGTCTGGAAGAAGTACAACCTGACAGTGGCCGTGAAGACTCTTAAG GAGGATACCATGGAGGTGGAAGAGTTCTTGAAAGAAGCTGCAGTAATGAAAGAGATCAAGCATCCTAACTTGGTGCAATTATTAG GGGTGTGCACACGGGAACCTCCTTTCTACATCATCACAGAGTTTATGACGTATGGGAACCTGCTGGATTACCTGCGGGAGTGTAACAGGCAGGAGGTGaatgctgtggtgctgctgtaCATGGCAACTCAGATCTCCTCAGCCATGGAGtacctggagaagaaaaacttcATCCACAG GGACCTTGCTGCCAGGAACTGCCTTGTAGGGGAGAACCACTTGGTGAAGGTGGCAGACTTTGGCCTGAGCAGGTTAATGACTGGTGACACCTACACAGCCCACGCTGGAGCAAAATTCCCCATCAAGTGGACTGCACCAGAGAGCCTGGCCTACAACAAGTTCTCCATTAAATCCGACGTCTGGG cctttggTGTTCTGCTGTGGGAAATTGCAACCTACGGTATGTCCCCTTACCCTGGGATTGACCTGTCTCAAGTCTATGAGCTGTTGGAGAAGGACTATCGTATGGAGCGTCCTGAAGGCTGCCCTGAGAAAGTTTATGAGCTCATGCGAGCAT gctggcAGTGGAGTCCTTCTGATCGACCCTCCTTTGCTGAGATCCATCAGGCCTTTGAAACGATGTTTCAGGAATCCAGCATATCGGATG AGGTGGAGAAGGAATTGGGAAAGAAGGGCATGAGGAGTGTAGTGAGCAATTTCCTCCAGGCCCCAGAGTTGCCAACCAAAACGCGAACATCGAGGAGAGCTGCCGAAAGCAAAGATGCCAACGAGGGCTTGGAGACTGCACATGCTCGAGGCCAGGGGGAATGTG ACCCCCTGGATCACGAACCTGCTGTTTCTCCCTTGCTCCCACGGAAGGAGAGGGTGGCCCTGGAGAGCAGTTTGAATGAAGATGAGCGGCTGCttccaaaagacaaaaagcacaACCTCTTCAGTGCCCTGatcaagaagaagaagaaaactgcCCCCACCCCTCCGAAACGAAGCAGCTCCTTCAGGGAGATGGACGGGCACTCGGAGCGCAGGGCGGGCGGGGAGGAGGAGTGCAGGGATGCTGGAAATGGAGCTTTCATTGCCCcccctgcagacacagctgaCCCCTCCAAGTTCCAGAGCCCAAGCAACGGGGCTGGTGTCACCAACGGGGTTGTGACTGGGAACTCTGGCTTCTTATCTCCCCACTTACGGAAGAAGTCCAGCACGATGAGCAGCAGCCGAGGGGTGGctggtgaggaggagagcagtTCCAACTCCAGCAAGCGTTTCTTGAGGtcctgctcagcctcctgcGTGCCCCATGGGGCGAAGGACACAGAGTGGAAATCCGTGACTCTGCCTCGGGATTTGCAGTCCACGGGACGCCAGTTTGATTCCTCCACGTTTGGGGGACACAAAAGTGAGAAGCCAGCACTGCCTAGGAAGAGGGCCAACGAAGCCAAGGCTGACCTTGCTGTCAGGGGGACAGTGACCCCTCCTCCACGGCTGCTCAAGAAGAATGAAGAGACCGCTGATGATGTGTTCAAAGATGCAGAGTCGAGCCCTGGTTCCAGCCCTCCCACCCTGACGCCAAAACTTGGCCGTAGGcaacctgctgctcctccttcttCCAGCGGGCTCCACAAGGATGATGGGGTCAAATCCAGTGCCTTAGGTACCACTGTGATGATGGACCAAGGTTCTGCTGCCAAACCCAACCCTGCTGGGTTTGTGGGGGCCAGCAAAGCTTCCTCTGAGGAGCCACGCCTGAGGAGGCTCAAGCAGACCTCAGAGCCGGCAGGGAAGGACAAAGGGAAATTATCGAAGCTGAAACCAGCCCCTCCACTCCCACTGTCTTCATCCTCCATTGCCAAGCCTGGGAAGGTTTCTCTCAGTCCCAGccatgaagcagcagcagatgtggTGTCTGGGCCGAAATCCAAACAGTTGACTCAGGTtggagaggctgcaggcagtgatgcTCTCAAGCCAAACCAGTCAGGGGAAGGTGTGAAAAAGCTGGGGATCCCCTCTGTACCAAAGCCACAGTCCTCtacaaagctgctgctgagcacagcaacCCCAGCTGCCTCTTCCTCATCCGTACCCTCCGCCCCAGGCGGCGACCAGACGTCATCCACAGCCTTCATCCCCCTCATCTCCACCAGGGTGTCGCTGCGGAAGACCCGGCAGCCCCCGGAGAGGATTGCCAGCGGCACCATCACCAAAGGGGTGGTGTTGGAAAGCACCGAGGCCCTACGGCTCGCCATCAGCAAGAACTCTGAGCAAATGGCCAGCCACAGCGCCGTCCTGGAGGCTGGCAAGAACCTCTACACCTTCTGCGTGAGCTACGTGGACTCCATTCAGCAGATGAGGAACAAATTTGCCTTTCGGGAGGCCATCAATAAGCTGGAGAACAACCTACGGGAGCTCCAGATCTGCCCAGCCACCGCTGGCAGCGGCCCTGCGGCCACCCAGGACTTTAGCAAACTGCTCAGCTCCGTGAAAGAAATCAGCGACATTGTTCAGAGGTAG
- the ABL1 gene encoding tyrosine-protein kinase ABL1 isoform X2: MKMLEICLKLVGCKSKKGLSSSSSCYLEEALQRPVVSDFEPQGLSEAARWNSKENLLSCPSENDPHLFVALYDFVASGDNTLSITKGEKLRVLGYNHNGEWCEAQTKNGQGWVPSNYITPVNSLEKHSWYHGPVSRNAAEYLLSSGINGSFLVRESESSPGQRSISLRYEGRVYHYRINTASDGKLYVSSESRFNTLAELVHHHSTVADGLITTLHYPAPKRNKPTIYGVSPNYDKWEIERTDITMKHKLGGGQYGEVYEGVWKKYNLTVAVKTLKEDTMEVEEFLKEAAVMKEIKHPNLVQLLGVCTREPPFYIITEFMTYGNLLDYLRECNRQEVNAVVLLYMATQISSAMEYLEKKNFIHRDLAARNCLVGENHLVKVADFGLSRLMTGDTYTAHAGAKFPIKWTAPESLAYNKFSIKSDVWAFGVLLWEIATYGMSPYPGIDLSQVYELLEKDYRMERPEGCPEKVYELMRACWQWSPSDRPSFAEIHQAFETMFQESSISDEVEKELGKKGMRSVVSNFLQAPELPTKTRTSRRAAESKDANEGLETAHARGQGECDPLDHEPAVSPLLPRKERVALESSLNEDERLLPKDKKHNLFSALIKKKKKTAPTPPKRSSSFREMDGHSERRAGGEEECRDAGNGAFIAPPADTADPSKFQSPSNGAGVTNGVVTGNSGFLSPHLRKKSSTMSSSRGVAGEEESSSNSSKRFLRSCSASCVPHGAKDTEWKSVTLPRDLQSTGRQFDSSTFGGHKSEKPALPRKRANEAKADLAVRGTVTPPPRLLKKNEETADDVFKDAESSPGSSPPTLTPKLGRRQPAAPPSSSGLHKDDGVKSSALGTTVMMDQGSAAKPNPAGFVGASKASSEEPRLRRLKQTSEPAGKDKGKLSKLKPAPPLPLSSSSIAKPGKVSLSPSHEAAADVVSGPKSKQLTQVGEAAGSDALKPNQSGEGVKKLGIPSVPKPQSSTKLLLSTATPAASSSSVPSAPGGDQTSSTAFIPLISTRVSLRKTRQPPERIASGTITKGVVLESTEALRLAISKNSEQMASHSAVLEAGKNLYTFCVSYVDSIQQMRNKFAFREAINKLENNLRELQICPATAGSGPAATQDFSKLLSSVKEISDIVQR; this comes from the exons atgaaaatgttggAGATTTGCTTGAAATTGGTGGGTTGCAAATCGAAGAAGgggctttcctcctcctccagctgctaCCTGGAAG AAGCCCTTCAGAGACCGGTAGTGTCAGACTTTGAGCCGCAGGGTCTGAGCGAAGCAGCTCGCTGGAACTCCAAGGAAAACCTTCTCTCCTGCCCTAGTGAAAATGACCCCCATCTCTTCGTTGCACTGTATGATTTTGTGGCAAGTGGGGACAACACTCTCAGCATAACAAAAG gTGAAAAGCTCCGTGTGCTGGGCTACAATCACAATGGGGAGTGGTGCGAGGCGCAGACCAAGAACGGGCAGGGCTGGGTCCCCAGCAACTACATCACCCCAGTGAACAGCTTGGAGAAGCACTCGTGGTACCACGGGCCGGTGTCGCGGAACGCCGCCGAGTACCTGCTGAGCAGCGGCATCAACGGCAGCTTCCTGGTGCGGGAGAGCGAGAGCAGCCCCGGCCAGAGATCCATCTCCCTGCGCTACGAGGGCAGGGTCTACCACTACAGGATCAACACTGCCTCCGACGGCAAG CTCTATGTGTCTTCAGAGAGCCGCTTCAACACCTTGGCAGAGCTGGTCCATCACCACTCCACCGTGGCAGATGGGCTCATCACCACGCTGCACTACCCGGCGCCCAAGCGCAACAAGCCCACCATCTACGGCGTGTCCCCCAACTACGACAAGTGGGAGATCGAGCGCACCGACATCACCATGAAGCACAAGCTGGGTGGGGGCCAGTATGGAGAGGTGTATGAAGGAGTCTGGAAGAAGTACAACCTGACAGTGGCCGTGAAGACTCTTAAG GAGGATACCATGGAGGTGGAAGAGTTCTTGAAAGAAGCTGCAGTAATGAAAGAGATCAAGCATCCTAACTTGGTGCAATTATTAG GGGTGTGCACACGGGAACCTCCTTTCTACATCATCACAGAGTTTATGACGTATGGGAACCTGCTGGATTACCTGCGGGAGTGTAACAGGCAGGAGGTGaatgctgtggtgctgctgtaCATGGCAACTCAGATCTCCTCAGCCATGGAGtacctggagaagaaaaacttcATCCACAG GGACCTTGCTGCCAGGAACTGCCTTGTAGGGGAGAACCACTTGGTGAAGGTGGCAGACTTTGGCCTGAGCAGGTTAATGACTGGTGACACCTACACAGCCCACGCTGGAGCAAAATTCCCCATCAAGTGGACTGCACCAGAGAGCCTGGCCTACAACAAGTTCTCCATTAAATCCGACGTCTGGG cctttggTGTTCTGCTGTGGGAAATTGCAACCTACGGTATGTCCCCTTACCCTGGGATTGACCTGTCTCAAGTCTATGAGCTGTTGGAGAAGGACTATCGTATGGAGCGTCCTGAAGGCTGCCCTGAGAAAGTTTATGAGCTCATGCGAGCAT gctggcAGTGGAGTCCTTCTGATCGACCCTCCTTTGCTGAGATCCATCAGGCCTTTGAAACGATGTTTCAGGAATCCAGCATATCGGATG AGGTGGAGAAGGAATTGGGAAAGAAGGGCATGAGGAGTGTAGTGAGCAATTTCCTCCAGGCCCCAGAGTTGCCAACCAAAACGCGAACATCGAGGAGAGCTGCCGAAAGCAAAGATGCCAACGAGGGCTTGGAGACTGCACATGCTCGAGGCCAGGGGGAATGTG ACCCCCTGGATCACGAACCTGCTGTTTCTCCCTTGCTCCCACGGAAGGAGAGGGTGGCCCTGGAGAGCAGTTTGAATGAAGATGAGCGGCTGCttccaaaagacaaaaagcacaACCTCTTCAGTGCCCTGatcaagaagaagaagaaaactgcCCCCACCCCTCCGAAACGAAGCAGCTCCTTCAGGGAGATGGACGGGCACTCGGAGCGCAGGGCGGGCGGGGAGGAGGAGTGCAGGGATGCTGGAAATGGAGCTTTCATTGCCCcccctgcagacacagctgaCCCCTCCAAGTTCCAGAGCCCAAGCAACGGGGCTGGTGTCACCAACGGGGTTGTGACTGGGAACTCTGGCTTCTTATCTCCCCACTTACGGAAGAAGTCCAGCACGATGAGCAGCAGCCGAGGGGTGGctggtgaggaggagagcagtTCCAACTCCAGCAAGCGTTTCTTGAGGtcctgctcagcctcctgcGTGCCCCATGGGGCGAAGGACACAGAGTGGAAATCCGTGACTCTGCCTCGGGATTTGCAGTCCACGGGACGCCAGTTTGATTCCTCCACGTTTGGGGGACACAAAAGTGAGAAGCCAGCACTGCCTAGGAAGAGGGCCAACGAAGCCAAGGCTGACCTTGCTGTCAGGGGGACAGTGACCCCTCCTCCACGGCTGCTCAAGAAGAATGAAGAGACCGCTGATGATGTGTTCAAAGATGCAGAGTCGAGCCCTGGTTCCAGCCCTCCCACCCTGACGCCAAAACTTGGCCGTAGGcaacctgctgctcctccttcttCCAGCGGGCTCCACAAGGATGATGGGGTCAAATCCAGTGCCTTAGGTACCACTGTGATGATGGACCAAGGTTCTGCTGCCAAACCCAACCCTGCTGGGTTTGTGGGGGCCAGCAAAGCTTCCTCTGAGGAGCCACGCCTGAGGAGGCTCAAGCAGACCTCAGAGCCGGCAGGGAAGGACAAAGGGAAATTATCGAAGCTGAAACCAGCCCCTCCACTCCCACTGTCTTCATCCTCCATTGCCAAGCCTGGGAAGGTTTCTCTCAGTCCCAGccatgaagcagcagcagatgtggTGTCTGGGCCGAAATCCAAACAGTTGACTCAGGTtggagaggctgcaggcagtgatgcTCTCAAGCCAAACCAGTCAGGGGAAGGTGTGAAAAAGCTGGGGATCCCCTCTGTACCAAAGCCACAGTCCTCtacaaagctgctgctgagcacagcaacCCCAGCTGCCTCTTCCTCATCCGTACCCTCCGCCCCAGGCGGCGACCAGACGTCATCCACAGCCTTCATCCCCCTCATCTCCACCAGGGTGTCGCTGCGGAAGACCCGGCAGCCCCCGGAGAGGATTGCCAGCGGCACCATCACCAAAGGGGTGGTGTTGGAAAGCACCGAGGCCCTACGGCTCGCCATCAGCAAGAACTCTGAGCAAATGGCCAGCCACAGCGCCGTCCTGGAGGCTGGCAAGAACCTCTACACCTTCTGCGTGAGCTACGTGGACTCCATTCAGCAGATGAGGAACAAATTTGCCTTTCGGGAGGCCATCAATAAGCTGGAGAACAACCTACGGGAGCTCCAGATCTGCCCAGCCACCGCTGGCAGCGGCCCTGCGGCCACCCAGGACTTTAGCAAACTGCTCAGCTCCGTGAAAGAAATCAGCGACATTGTTCAGAGGTAG